In Vigna unguiculata cultivar IT97K-499-35 chromosome 3, ASM411807v1, whole genome shotgun sequence, a single genomic region encodes these proteins:
- the LOC114177554 gene encoding cytochrome P450 89A2-like, which yields MEAWFIIVVSACVCVIVRAIFSLQTKTINTPPGPLHIPILTSIQWLLKSFSQREPILRNLHAKFGPIVTIRIGSQPAIFIANGTLAHQALVQNGSLFSDRPKALATAKIITTHQHNINSASYGATWRTLRRNLTSQILHHSRIKSFSGIRNWVLHTLLTHLKSHSHSNNSVRVIDHFQYSMFCLLVFMCFGERLDDGKVRDIERVQRQMVVRLKSFNILNFWPRVTRVLFRKLWEELLRLRKEQEDVLAPVIRARKQKRKQGKNEGVVSYVDTLLDLQWPEEKRKLNEEEIVTLCNEFLNAGTDTTSTVLQWIMANLVKYPHEQERVVDEIREVLGEREEREVKEEELQKLPYLKAVILEGLRRHPPGHFVLPHAVSEDVVFNDYLVPKNGTVNFMVAEMGWDPKVWEDPMAFKPERFMNDEGFDITGSKEIKMMPFGAGRRICPGYNLALLHLEYFVANLVWNFEWKAPEGGDVDLSEKQELTVVMKYPLQVHLSPRI from the coding sequence ATGGAAGCCTGGTTCATCATCGTAGTCTCAGCGTGCGTCTGTGTCATCGTAAGAGCCATATTCTCCcttcaaaccaaaaccatcaaCACCCCTCCGGGCCCTCTTCACATCCCGATCCTCACAAGCATCCAATGGCTCCTCAAATCCTTCAGCCAACGCGAGCCAATTCTCCGAAACCTCCACGCCAAGTTTGGCCCCATCGTCACCATCCGCATCGGATCTCAACCAGCTATATTCATCGCCAACGGTACCCTCGCCCACCAAGCCCTCGTCCAAAATGGTTCTCTTTTCTCCGATCGCCCCAAGGCTCTCGCCACCGCCAAAATCATAACAACCCATCAACACAACATTAACTCCGCCTCCTATGGCGCCACCTGGCGCACCCTCCGCCGCAACCTCACCTCCCAGATTCTCCACCACTCCCGCATCAAGTCCTTCTCTGGGATTCGCAACTGGGTGCTCCACACCCTCCTCACGCACCTCAAATCCCACTCCCATTCCAACAACTCTGTCAGAGTCATCGACCACTTCCAATACTCCATGTTCTGCTTGCTTGTCTTCATGTGCTTCGGGGAACGACTCGACGATGGCAAAGTCAGAGACATCGAGCGCGTGCAGCGCCAGATGGTTGTGCGCCTTAAGAGCTTCAACATCCTCAATTTCTGGCCCAGAGTCACGCGCGTTTTGTTCCGCAAACTCTGGGAGGAGTTGCTGAGGCTTCGGAAGGAGCAAGAGGATGTTTTGGCTCCTGTTATAAGAGCGAGGAAGCAAAAGCGAAAGCAAGGCAAGAATGAAGGTGTTGTTTCGTATGTTGATACTTTGTTGGATTTACAGTGGCCCGAGGAGAAACGAAAGCTCAACGAAGAGGAGATTGTGACGCTGTGTAATGAGTTTTTAAACGCGGGCACGGATACGACTTCCACTGTGTTGCAGTGGATCATGGCGAATTTGGTGAAGTACCCGCACGAGCAAGAGAGGGTGGTGGATGAGATAAGGGAGGTGTTGggtgagagagaagagagggAAGTGAAAGAGGAGGAGTTGCAGAAACTGCCTTATCTGAAAGCTGTGATTTTGGAAGGTTTGAGGCGTCACCCACCTGGGCACTTTGTGCTACCGCATGCAGTGAGTGAGGACGTGGTTTTTAACGATTACTTGGTCCCTAAGAATGGGACAGTGAATTTCATGGTGGCAGAGATGGGGTGGGACCCTAAGGTGTGGGAGGATCCAATGGCGTTTAAGCCAGAGAGGTTTATGAATGATGAAGGGTTTGACATTACTGGTAGTAAAGAGATCAAGATGATGCCGTTCGGTGCTGGGAGAAGGATTTGCCCTGGCTATAATCTGGCGTTGCTTCATTTGGAGTACTTTGTGGCTAATTTGGTTTGGAATTTTGAGTGGAAGGCTCCAGAGGGAGGGGATGTCGATTTGTCAGAGAAACAAGAGTTAACAGTGGTAATGAAATATCCATTGCAGGTTCATCTTTCTCCTAGGATCTAG
- the LOC114175244 gene encoding uncharacterized protein LOC114175244, whose translation MSLEDPPRPPLIDKGKGIAKQRKRQNNYVLRIPVRPITPTPGLHMPSLSSPPPPTRLHNPISIPMIHMSSSSSQPPPTGLHTLAAAPRPPFVPPSHIPSSSSSASHTGLHTPSADIGASPSPHTVPSPTSIGGPSSTIGQQSAPSPIAGDMVAPQPMVDPDLDVEHDPPLQDFPMIELDITKTIKRQFLNPWPPWGSIPEKDKDIFWQRFKRRVQWAPGHEIAIKRNFNSRASHRLSMLFRDARTARERPEWIPNDVWTRLPEHWNSPSYRSKCLAAKKNRASEMDGALHTGGSITTYEYALRMARELGRHVFLDEVFQQTHIRKDTGEYVDERSRRTNEEFQTRLSQVRSEVSSCADGTQEQSSADPTQDENIRTRCWIETVGGKKKGRLYGAGQLVSKYTGSNESNQLPPSFSSNIEDLSNIRQQLSRSLEENEQLRSEFRSFQSLLLQYLPPDAQARLQQP comes from the exons ATGTCATTGGAAGATCCACCTCGACCACCCCTCATTGACAAGGGGAAAGGTATTgcaaaacaaagaaagagacAAAATAATTATGTGCTTCGGATTCCAGTCAGACCCATCACCCCTACCCCAGGCTTACATATGCCATCCTTATCTTCCCCACCTCCACCCACAAGGTTACATAACCCTATTTCTATCCCGATGATTCATATGTCGTCCTCATCTTCTCAACCTCCACCCACAGGGTTGCATACCCTTGCGGCTGCTCCCAGGCCCCCTTTTGTACCACCCTCACATATACCATCCTCATCTTCCTCAGCTTCACACACAGGGTTACATACCCCTTCTGCAGACATTGGAGCATCCCCTTCACCTCATACTGTACCATCCCCAACCTCGATTGGTGGCCCATCTTCTACTATTGGTCAGCAATCTGCACCATCCCCAATTGCAGGTGATATGGTTGCCCCTCAGCCTATGGTTGATCCTGATTTAGATGTAGAACATGACCCTCCTCTGCAGGACTTCCCGATGATTGAACTT GATATCACAAAGACAATCAAGCGACAATTTCTTAACCCTTGGCCACCATGGGGATCAATACCTGAAAAAGACAAGGATATTTTTTGGCAACGCTTCAAG AGGAGAGTTCAGTGGGCACCAGGGCATGAAATTGCAATTAAGAGAAATTTCAACAGCAGAGCTTCTCATCGTTTATCTATGCTGTTTAGAGACGCCAGAACGGCTAGAGAAAGGCCAGAATGGATTCCTAATGATGTGTGGACAAGGCTGCCAGAACATTGGAATTCTCCAAGTTATCGGAGCAAATGTCTTGCAGCAAAAAAGAATAGGGCTTCTGAAATGGATGGGGCCCTACACACAGGTGGATCCATTACCACTTACGAGTATGCCCTTCGTATG GCACGTGAGTTGGGACGACATGTGTTTCTTGATGAAGTCTTTCAGCAGACACATATACGGAAGGATACTGGCGAGTATGTGGATGAGAGGTCTAGGAGGACAAAT GAAGAATTTCAGACTAGGCTTTCTCAAGTTAGATCTGAGGTTTCCTCATGTGCTGATGGAACACAAGAGCAGTCCTCTGCTGATCCTACACAGGATGAGAATATCAGGACTAGGTGTTGGATTGAGACAGTAGgaggaaaaaagaaaggaagacttTATGGGGCTGGTCAACTAGTTTCAAAATATACAGGTTCAAATGAAAGCAACCAACTACCACCTTCTTTCTCTTCTAATATTGAGGACCTCAGTAATATTAGGCAGCAGCTTTCACGTAGCCTAGAGGAAAATGAGCAATTGAGGTCCGAGTTTCGATCCTTTCAATCACTACTCCTGCAATATCTCCCCCCTGATGCTCAGGCTCGTCTTCAACAGCCATAG